One stretch of Tepiditoga spiralis DNA includes these proteins:
- a CDS encoding phospho-sugar mutase, with product MDDVKIKSYKTFDLWLNNVDDSLKNELLTIKSNENELIDRFYKDLEFGTGGMRGKIGIGSNRMNFYTVARASQGFANYLKKIKDFPSIVIAYDTRNKSDYFAKNAAQVFAANGINVYLFSEPTATPILSYAVRYLKADGGIVITASHNPAEYNGYKVYTSNGVQAVPNIAEKIIEEVNKLDYFKDINIIKYEEGINNEKIIELDNEVYNNYIDEVEGYVRTLVPEINNNLKIVYTPLHGTGFKPVSEILKKLDFNIEIVEEQAKRDINFSTVKSPNPEEKEAFKLGLSLAKKSNADIVLATDPDSDRIGVFEKYNNDYISFNGNEMGIMLSHFILSKLKLHNLLPQNGIIVKTIVSTDMIKPIAQHFNVSVDETLTGFKFIGEKIEEYKFNRKNKFIFGFEESYGYLANEHARDKDAVIASALISVMASELKKEEKTLKMYLNELYEKYGYYKEKLMTFTFEGYSGAQKIRNIMEKIKNEPPIKISSFRLLETIDYNKGHNNLPKSNVIELRYGSIKLIARPSGTEPKIKFYILVNSDSEEKALNLISDVELIIFNLIN from the coding sequence ATGGATGATGTAAAAATAAAATCTTATAAAACTTTTGATCTTTGGCTAAATAATGTTGATGATTCTTTAAAAAATGAATTACTCACTATAAAATCTAATGAAAATGAATTAATAGATAGATTTTATAAAGATTTGGAATTTGGAACAGGTGGAATGCGAGGAAAAATAGGTATAGGTAGTAACAGAATGAACTTTTATACTGTAGCAAGAGCTTCACAAGGTTTTGCAAATTACTTAAAAAAAATAAAAGATTTTCCTTCAATAGTAATAGCTTATGATACAAGGAATAAGTCTGATTATTTTGCAAAAAATGCAGCACAAGTATTTGCAGCAAATGGAATAAATGTATATTTATTTTCTGAACCAACAGCAACACCTATTTTATCTTACGCTGTAAGATATCTTAAAGCTGATGGTGGAATAGTTATTACTGCTAGCCACAATCCAGCAGAATATAATGGGTATAAAGTATATACTTCAAATGGTGTCCAAGCAGTACCAAATATCGCTGAAAAAATAATTGAAGAAGTGAATAAACTAGACTATTTTAAAGATATAAACATTATAAAATATGAAGAAGGTATAAACAATGAAAAAATAATTGAATTAGATAATGAAGTATACAATAATTATATAGATGAAGTTGAAGGTTATGTTCGTACATTAGTTCCAGAAATAAACAATAATTTAAAAATAGTGTATACCCCTTTGCATGGTACTGGATTCAAACCAGTTTCTGAAATTTTAAAAAAATTAGATTTTAATATTGAAATAGTTGAAGAACAAGCAAAAAGAGATATAAATTTTTCTACAGTAAAATCACCAAATCCTGAAGAAAAAGAAGCCTTTAAACTTGGACTAAGTCTCGCAAAAAAAAGTAATGCTGATATTGTTTTAGCAACAGATCCAGATTCAGATAGAATTGGAGTTTTCGAAAAATATAATAATGATTATATTTCTTTTAATGGAAACGAAATGGGAATTATGCTTTCACATTTTATTCTTTCAAAATTAAAGTTACACAACTTATTACCTCAAAATGGAATAATAGTAAAAACTATTGTTTCTACAGATATGATTAAGCCAATTGCTCAACATTTTAATGTATCAGTTGATGAAACACTAACGGGATTCAAATTTATAGGAGAAAAAATAGAAGAATATAAATTCAATAGAAAAAATAAATTTATTTTTGGATTCGAAGAAAGTTATGGATACTTAGCAAATGAACATGCAAGAGATAAAGATGCTGTAATTGCTTCAGCTTTAATTTCTGTTATGGCTTCAGAATTAAAAAAAGAAGAAAAAACTTTGAAGATGTACTTAAATGAATTGTATGAAAAATATGGATATTATAAAGAAAAATTAATGACTTTTACCTTTGAAGGATATTCTGGAGCTCAAAAAATAAGAAATATTATGGAAAAAATAAAAAATGAACCTCCAATAAAAATAAGTTCTTTTAGACTTTTAGAAACTATTGATTATAACAAAGGACACAATAATCTTCCAAAATCCAATGTAATAGAATTAAGATATGGAAGTATAAAGTTAATAGCAAGGCCTTCAGGAACAGAGCCAAAGATAAAGTTTTATATACTAGTTAATTCTGATTCTGAAGAAAAAGCTCTTAATTTAATTTCCGATGTAGAATTAATTATTTTTAACTTAATAAATTAA
- a CDS encoding dipeptidase codes for MNIKNKVKEIQKNSIIIDAHFDLLMDVLRKRENGRINIIESDYLKKFKKGGINIIVSSIFIDNKFLPEQGLKRALLQISALYQEIKESNNKVILCKNYDDIMNTIKKDKIGILLSFEGVEPIGNDLNLLDIFYELGVRMAGITWSRRNYAADGCHFDKKVEGKKGGLTDFGVELIKKMEKMNMIIDVSHINDQGFWDIINFSKTPIIASHSNVRTLSSSMRNLTDEQIKAIAERDGVIGMNGNSIFISNSNPSIDTFIDHVDYIVNLVGIEHVGIGFDFCDMFRNENSKTFDVIKGHEDIGKFIEKLLEHGYNDKEIKLILGNNFLRVYKNILN; via the coding sequence ATGAATATAAAAAATAAAGTAAAAGAGATTCAAAAAAATTCCATAATAATAGATGCGCATTTTGATTTATTAATGGATGTTCTTAGAAAAAGAGAAAATGGAAGAATAAATATAATAGAAAGCGATTATTTGAAAAAGTTTAAAAAAGGTGGAATAAATATAATTGTATCTTCAATATTTATAGATAATAAATTCTTACCAGAACAGGGATTAAAGAGAGCTTTATTACAAATAAGCGCTCTTTATCAAGAAATAAAAGAATCAAATAATAAGGTTATATTGTGTAAAAATTATGATGATATAATGAATACAATAAAAAAAGATAAAATAGGAATACTACTTTCTTTTGAAGGTGTAGAACCAATAGGAAATGATTTGAATTTATTAGATATTTTTTATGAACTTGGTGTGAGAATGGCAGGAATTACTTGGAGTAGAAGAAATTATGCTGCAGATGGATGTCATTTTGATAAAAAAGTAGAAGGTAAAAAAGGTGGATTAACAGATTTTGGAGTTGAATTAATAAAAAAAATGGAAAAAATGAATATGATTATTGATGTTAGTCATATAAATGATCAAGGGTTTTGGGATATTATAAATTTTTCAAAAACTCCCATAATTGCATCACATTCAAATGTTAGGACTTTATCTTCTTCTATGAGAAATTTAACAGATGAACAAATAAAGGCTATTGCAGAAAGAGATGGTGTAATAGGAATGAATGGAAACAGTATTTTTATATCAAATTCAAATCCGTCTATTGATACTTTTATAGATCATGTTGATTATATTGTTAATTTGGTTGGTATTGAACATGTTGGAATTGGTTTTGATTTTTGTGATATGTTTAGAAATGAAAATTCAAAAACTTTTGATGTTATAAAAGGTCATGAAGATATAGGAAAGTTTATAGAAAAACTATTAGAACACGGATATAATGATAAAGAAATAAAATTAATACTTGGAAATAATTTTTTGAGAGTATATAAAAATATTTTAAATTAA
- a CDS encoding ABC transporter permease, with translation MTSYIIRRLLLLPLIMLGVTLIVFSIMQLLGSDQLLSAYVDANAIDKMSPAEMEAVKEKYGLNDPWYIRYGVWLNGILHGDLGWSIVGKDKVSKAILERFPYTVELALYAILPIIAGGIWLGIKAAVHHNKFADHSIRIFALIGWSLPDFVFGLLILMIFYVGLGWFPPGKLGVNAEAVVASPEFHRYTKLLTIDGLLNGRLDIFWDALRHLIGPILTMAYLWWAYLLRITRASMLEVLRKDYIRTARAKGLSENVVINKHAKKNALIPVTTVAGQMVIGLLGGAVIVETVFNRPGIGRFAAQAAQQLDYGSIMGSLLFSSGILVFGNLVIDIVYAIVDPRIRLG, from the coding sequence TTGACGTCATATATCATTAGGAGGTTGCTTTTGTTACCACTAATAATGCTTGGGGTAACTTTAATTGTTTTTTCTATTATGCAACTTCTTGGTTCAGATCAACTTCTTTCAGCTTATGTGGATGCAAATGCAATTGATAAAATGTCTCCAGCTGAAATGGAAGCTGTAAAAGAGAAGTATGGATTAAATGATCCATGGTATATTAGATATGGAGTATGGTTAAATGGAATTTTACATGGAGATTTAGGATGGTCAATTGTTGGTAAAGATAAAGTTTCAAAAGCCATTTTAGAAAGATTTCCATATACAGTAGAACTAGCACTTTATGCAATACTTCCTATAATTGCAGGTGGTATTTGGCTCGGAATAAAAGCGGCAGTTCATCATAATAAATTTGCTGATCATTCAATAAGAATTTTTGCATTGATTGGTTGGTCGCTGCCTGATTTTGTCTTTGGTTTATTAATATTAATGATTTTTTATGTAGGATTGGGATGGTTCCCACCTGGAAAACTTGGAGTTAATGCAGAAGCAGTAGTAGCTTCTCCTGAATTTCATAGATATACGAAATTATTAACTATAGATGGATTATTGAATGGGAGACTTGACATTTTTTGGGATGCATTGAGACATCTCATAGGACCTATATTAACAATGGCTTATTTATGGTGGGCTTATCTTCTTAGAATTACAAGAGCTTCTATGCTTGAAGTTTTAAGGAAAGATTATATAAGAACAGCAAGAGCAAAAGGACTTTCTGAAAATGTTGTTATTAACAAACATGCAAAGAAAAATGCTTTAATTCCTGTTACTACAGTTGCTGGTCAAATGGTTATAGGTCTTCTTGGTGGTGCTGTTATAGTTGAAACTGTTTTTAACAGACCAGGAATAGGTAGATTTGCAGCACAAGCTGCACAACAATTAGATTATGGTTCAATAATGGGTAGTCTATTGTTCTCTTCTGGAATACTCGTTTTTGGTAATCTTGTTATTGATATAGTCTATGCAATTGTAGATCCAAGAATTAGATTAGGGTAG
- a CDS encoding TetR/AcrR family transcriptional regulator — protein sequence MPKIIKKPLDIIFKTSQIIINNEGINSLSIRKIAKESGISIGTIYNYFENKDALIIKLMEQYWKESIYLLNEKKYLNQEKFLDDLYEVLCTYQKTYKDFWKNNSLNNIPQIRSSMIKKVITLISNKTKLKNPEFILQNLMATATWNFIEYSKLKKILLNKEGV from the coding sequence ATGCCTAAAATTATTAAAAAACCACTTGATATTATATTTAAAACATCTCAAATTATTATAAATAATGAAGGAATAAATAGTTTGAGTATTAGAAAAATTGCAAAAGAATCTGGAATTTCAATTGGAACGATTTATAATTATTTTGAAAACAAAGATGCTTTAATAATAAAATTAATGGAACAGTATTGGAAAGAAAGTATATATTTGTTAAATGAAAAAAAATATTTAAACCAAGAAAAATTTTTAGATGATTTATATGAAGTTTTATGTACTTATCAAAAAACTTATAAAGATTTTTGGAAAAATAATTCATTAAATAATATTCCTCAAATCAGATCTTCTATGATAAAAAAAGTAATTACATTAATTTCTAATAAAACAAAGCTAAAAAATCCTGAATTCATACTTCAAAATTTAATGGCAACTGCAACTTGGAATTTTATAGAATATTCAAAATTAAAAAAAATACTTTTAAATAAGGAAGGTGTATAA
- a CDS encoding ABC transporter ATP-binding protein, with protein MSTKKDEPILKVRNLKTYFKTEDGIVKAVNGLSFDLYPGETLSIVGESGSGKSVTSLSIMRLLDENGFIPEGEIIYKGKDITKFSDKEMRHVRGNEISMIFQEPMTALNPVFTIGEQMMEMMELHMNLKGNEAKNRAIELLRKVGIPEPEERVDQYPHELSGGMRQRAMIAMALSCNPEVLIADEPTTALDVTIQAQILELMKDLQKEYGMAIIFITHDLGVVAEISDRAVVMYGGEVVESSDIITVFKKTKHPYTWGLMNSIPKIEEDVERLWAIPGNVPTPLNFPKGCKFSNRCFLADEKCKKQQPELEEIENGHIVRCWHVDKLVKEIQKVKGENK; from the coding sequence ATGTCGACAAAAAAAGATGAACCAATCTTAAAGGTTAGAAATTTAAAAACATATTTTAAAACTGAAGACGGAATTGTAAAAGCTGTAAATGGATTATCTTTTGATTTATATCCAGGTGAAACATTATCTATTGTTGGTGAATCTGGATCAGGTAAATCAGTTACATCATTGAGTATAATGAGACTTTTGGATGAAAATGGATTTATTCCAGAAGGAGAAATTATATATAAAGGAAAAGATATAACAAAATTTTCTGATAAAGAAATGAGACACGTTAGAGGTAATGAAATTTCTATGATTTTCCAAGAACCAATGACAGCATTAAATCCTGTTTTTACAATAGGAGAACAAATGATGGAAATGATGGAACTTCATATGAATTTAAAAGGGAATGAAGCTAAAAATAGAGCTATTGAACTTTTAAGAAAAGTTGGAATACCTGAACCAGAAGAGAGAGTTGATCAATATCCACATGAACTTTCTGGAGGTATGAGACAAAGAGCTATGATTGCTATGGCACTTTCTTGTAATCCTGAAGTTTTAATAGCAGATGAACCTACAACAGCACTTGATGTTACTATACAAGCACAAATTCTTGAATTAATGAAAGATTTGCAAAAAGAATATGGTATGGCTATTATTTTTATAACACATGATCTTGGTGTTGTTGCTGAAATATCTGATAGAGCAGTTGTTATGTATGGTGGTGAAGTTGTTGAAAGTAGTGATATAATAACTGTTTTTAAAAAAACAAAGCATCCATATACATGGGGATTAATGAATTCAATCCCAAAGATAGAAGAAGATGTTGAAAGACTTTGGGCAATTCCAGGAAATGTTCCAACTCCTTTAAACTTTCCAAAGGGATGTAAATTTTCAAATAGATGTTTTTTAGCAGATGAAAAATGTAAAAAACAACAACCTGAATTAGAAGAAATTGAAAATGGTCATATAGTTAGATGTTGGCATGTTGATAAATTGGTTAAAGAAATTCAAAAGGTAAAGGGGGAGAATAAATAA
- a CDS encoding ABC transporter substrate-binding protein: MKKLFVLLTALLMVTAVFSNVVNPDTYFNATIGEPDTLDVHQAYDTASSEVIFNVYENLVEYDGESMSKFLPRLSTEVPSVDNGYLKDDGKTYVFHIRKGVKFHNGNDLTPSDVEYTFERALLADPSAGPLWMVFEALFGSGTYDVESMVKKYAGVAYKDMFDAKGNILPKYKDTLINFYKDVIDPVVEVKGDDVYIHLAAPFAAFLNIIAQGSSWGAILDKEWSASIGLWDGNPDGWWKYHDWKKEDSPLYAKTNGTGPFMLESWDRTQQRVTLVRNDNYWRTPAKLKKVIIAGIDEWSTRKAMLEKGEADQISTPAEFLSQVEQNPDVFVKRGLSSVSITALSFNWSVKADSKYIGSGKFDGQGIPTNFFEDQNVRLGFAYSFDYQAFIKEVLDGEGYQTPTVLPQGFLGYNDNLPKFKFDLKLATKYFKRAYRGKLWQRGFKMTILYNTGNKARQKSAEILRDNLKKINPKFDCEVKGVQWPTFLDARKNGKMPVYIIGWLADYPDPHNFIFTYYDSNGDYGSYYGANFAEFANKPQPDFGAKSLNKMIEDAAKHPDPSVRQKLYEQIQKFVNKYAVSMPLYQPYGSRVQRKWVKGWVRNPIWPGTNYYPLYKSDK; encoded by the coding sequence ATGAAGAAACTTTTTGTTCTTTTAACGGCATTACTCATGGTTACTGCTGTTTTTTCTAATGTTGTTAATCCAGACACTTATTTTAATGCAACAATAGGTGAACCGGATACATTAGACGTACATCAAGCTTATGATACGGCTAGTAGTGAAGTTATTTTTAATGTTTATGAAAACCTTGTTGAATACGATGGAGAAAGTATGTCTAAGTTTTTACCAAGACTTTCAACAGAAGTTCCATCAGTTGACAATGGATATTTAAAAGATGATGGTAAAACTTATGTTTTCCATATAAGAAAAGGCGTTAAATTCCACAATGGAAATGATTTAACTCCTTCAGACGTAGAATATACTTTTGAAAGAGCTTTATTAGCAGATCCAAGTGCAGGTCCTTTATGGATGGTTTTTGAAGCTTTATTTGGTTCAGGAACATATGATGTTGAATCAATGGTAAAAAAATATGCAGGTGTTGCATATAAAGATATGTTTGATGCTAAAGGTAATATTTTACCAAAATATAAAGATACATTAATTAACTTTTATAAAGATGTTATAGATCCTGTTGTAGAAGTTAAAGGCGACGATGTTTATATTCATTTAGCAGCTCCATTTGCAGCATTTTTAAATATAATTGCACAAGGTTCTTCTTGGGGAGCTATTCTTGATAAAGAATGGAGTGCAAGTATAGGTTTATGGGATGGAAATCCTGACGGATGGTGGAAGTATCACGATTGGAAAAAAGAAGATTCTCCACTTTATGCAAAAACAAATGGAACAGGTCCTTTCATGTTAGAATCATGGGATAGAACACAACAAAGAGTTACTCTTGTAAGAAATGATAATTATTGGAGAACACCTGCAAAACTTAAAAAAGTTATAATTGCTGGTATCGATGAATGGAGTACAAGAAAGGCTATGCTTGAAAAAGGTGAAGCAGATCAAATTTCAACTCCTGCAGAATTCCTTTCACAAGTAGAACAAAATCCAGATGTATTTGTTAAAAGAGGTCTTTCATCAGTATCAATTACAGCTCTTTCATTTAATTGGAGTGTAAAAGCAGATTCTAAATATATAGGTTCTGGTAAATTTGATGGACAAGGTATACCAACTAACTTCTTTGAAGATCAAAATGTAAGACTTGGTTTTGCTTACTCATTTGATTATCAAGCATTTATAAAAGAAGTATTAGATGGTGAAGGTTATCAAACACCAACAGTTCTTCCACAAGGATTCTTGGGATACAATGATAATCTACCTAAATTTAAATTTGATCTTAAATTAGCAACAAAATATTTCAAGAGAGCATATAGAGGTAAATTATGGCAAAGAGGATTCAAGATGACCATTCTTTACAACACAGGTAACAAAGCAAGACAAAAATCAGCAGAAATTTTAAGAGATAATTTAAAGAAAATCAATCCTAAATTTGATTGTGAAGTTAAAGGTGTTCAATGGCCAACATTCCTTGATGCAAGAAAAAATGGAAAAATGCCAGTTTATATAATTGGTTGGTTAGCTGATTATCCTGATCCACATAACTTCATCTTTACATATTATGATAGCAATGGAGATTATGGATCATACTATGGTGCTAACTTTGCAGAATTTGCAAATAAACCACAACCAGATTTTGGTGCAAAATCATTAAATAAAATGATTGAAGATGCAGCAAAACATCCTGATCCATCTGTAAGACAAAAACTTTATGAACAAATTCAAAAATTTGTAAATAAATATGCTGTAAGTATGCCACTTTATCAACCATATGGTTCAAGAGTACAAAGAAAATGGGTTAAAGGTTGGGTAAGAAATCCAATATGGCCAGGTACTAATTATTATCCACTTTATAAATCAGATAAATAA
- a CDS encoding sensor domain-containing diguanylate cyclase — MKKTNYLKKAKPYILTVIILIFFSYVIDNIYFENELNEIKKSYISQANFFAESLVSGYFQWDEMYNAVLNNDVEDINKIIKDLKKTYKSVLFFKIIDKIPPKKNYEITSDNKDLIFIFKISDDFKDKFIKNRVVLIKVNSEYILNKIDLKRIRIAFSNKNFVYNLKYKRVFSSFDIIIYVMAVIFTIIIILIFQGNNQKKIMESINLQKRSLKEISDLTNYLLKIENEPSYDYLIKKGVEIIPGAQAGSILMKAGEEYKYVSCFGYNFKELSKITFKANELIQGEDIKIKIIKKIHSANKQTLNKKNFDILDKNGKTKKIKSTLFIPIIIENEILIFINLDNFESEDAFNQNSIEIAKIFSNQLSALLRRKKIEEYLKYAANHDTLTKLPNRRMFELEFEKMISLAKREQKKICLLYMDLKKFKNANDKYGHKAGDLVLKTVSKRLKKILRKSDLISRIGGDEFIISLYNCKNYIDFVERAIKEVEKDIFFEDNKINVSGNFGIAIFPKDANTVDSLILEGDIAMYNAKKKGLKYFLASQNKFI, encoded by the coding sequence ATGAAAAAAACAAACTATTTAAAAAAGGCTAAACCATATATATTGACTGTAATAATTTTGATTTTTTTTAGTTATGTTATTGACAATATTTACTTTGAAAATGAATTAAATGAAATAAAAAAATCCTATATTAGTCAAGCGAATTTTTTTGCGGAATCATTAGTTTCAGGATATTTTCAATGGGATGAAATGTATAATGCAGTATTAAATAATGATGTTGAAGATATAAATAAAATTATAAAGGATTTAAAAAAAACATATAAAAGTGTTTTATTTTTTAAAATAATTGATAAAATTCCACCTAAAAAAAATTATGAAATTACAAGTGATAATAAAGACTTAATTTTTATTTTTAAGATATCAGATGATTTTAAGGATAAATTTATAAAAAATAGAGTAGTTTTAATAAAAGTAAATTCTGAATATATACTCAATAAAATTGATTTAAAGAGAATAAGAATAGCTTTTTCTAATAAAAATTTTGTTTATAATCTAAAATATAAGAGAGTTTTTTCATCTTTTGATATAATAATTTATGTTATGGCTGTTATTTTTACTATTATTATTATTTTGATTTTTCAAGGAAATAATCAAAAAAAGATAATGGAATCTATTAATTTGCAAAAGAGATCTTTAAAAGAAATAAGTGATTTGACAAATTATCTTTTAAAAATAGAAAATGAACCATCATATGATTATTTAATAAAAAAAGGAGTAGAGATAATACCTGGTGCTCAAGCTGGAAGTATTTTAATGAAAGCAGGTGAAGAATATAAGTATGTTTCATGTTTTGGATATAATTTTAAGGAACTTTCTAAGATAACTTTTAAAGCAAATGAATTAATACAAGGAGAAGATATAAAAATAAAAATAATAAAAAAAATTCATTCAGCCAATAAACAAACTCTTAATAAAAAAAATTTTGATATTTTAGATAAAAATGGAAAAACAAAAAAAATAAAATCTACACTTTTTATACCAATAATTATTGAAAATGAAATATTAATTTTTATAAACTTAGATAATTTTGAATCTGAAGATGCTTTTAATCAAAATTCAATAGAAATTGCTAAAATTTTTTCTAATCAATTATCTGCTTTGCTTAGAAGAAAGAAAATCGAAGAATACTTAAAATATGCAGCAAATCATGATACTCTTACCAAGCTTCCAAACAGGAGAATGTTTGAATTAGAATTTGAAAAAATGATTTCATTAGCTAAAAGAGAACAAAAGAAAATTTGTTTACTTTATATGGATTTAAAAAAGTTTAAAAATGCAAATGACAAGTATGGACATAAAGCAGGAGATTTGGTTTTAAAAACTGTAAGTAAAAGATTAAAAAAAATACTTAGAAAAAGTGATTTAATTTCAAGAATTGGTGGGGATGAATTTATTATTTCTTTGTATAATTGTAAGAATTATATAGATTTTGTTGAAAGGGCTATAAAAGAAGTAGAAAAAGATATATTTTTTGAAGATAATAAAATAAATGTTTCAGGAAACTTTGGTATTGCTATTTTTCCAAAAGATGCAAACACGGTAGATAGTTTGATTTTAGAAGGAGATATAGCAATGTATAATGCTAAAAAGAAAGGATTAAAGTATTTTTTAGCATCACAAAATAAATTTATATAG
- a CDS encoding HsmA family protein has protein sequence MLLSAIITIVLALIFYSWGVWGEKLKGRLTKKFLILFWIGLFFDTTGTTLMSMISEHPQPFHKITGLLAIFLMLIHALWGSVVFIKNNETWIKNFHKFSLFVWLMWLIPFLSGMIFGASAN, from the coding sequence ATGTTATTATCAGCAATCATAACTATAGTATTAGCTCTCATTTTTTATTCTTGGGGAGTTTGGGGAGAGAAATTAAAAGGTAGATTAACAAAAAAATTCTTAATTTTATTTTGGATTGGTCTATTTTTTGATACTACAGGAACAACTTTAATGTCTATGATTTCAGAACATCCACAACCATTTCATAAAATAACTGGATTACTTGCAATATTTTTAATGTTAATTCATGCATTGTGGGGAAGTGTTGTTTTTATAAAAAATAATGAAACTTGGATAAAAAATTTCCATAAATTTAGTTTATTTGTTTGGCTTATGTGGTTAATTCCATTTTTAAGTGGTATGATTTTTGGTGCAAGTGCTAATTAA
- a CDS encoding ABC transporter ATP-binding protein, which translates to MAEKKILLEVENLKKYFPVKAGVFKRVVAQVKAVDDISFKVYEGETLGLVGESGCGKSTSGMSILRLLNPTSGRILIEGHDTTPWFMNSFESKKYIKKTYVERFDELKNKLGNEKKVIETLEKDVDKKYAKIYFKDGYHGLHEEMLSNIHEKRLFFRKNAQIIFQDPYSSLNPRMRIKNIIAEGMITHGIADSKEATEIVGDLLEKVGLSREYLYRYPHQFSGGQRQRVGIARALALKPKLIVADEAVSALDVSVQSQILNLMYDLQKEFNLTYVFIAHDLAVVKHISDRIAVMYLGKIAELTSKEELFDNPLHPYTVSLMSAIPMPDPEYKKERVILQGDVPSPLNPPSGCRFHTRCPIAKDICSKKEPPLKEISPDHFVSCHFPGEFKVKLK; encoded by the coding sequence ATGGCTGAAAAAAAGATTTTACTTGAAGTTGAAAATTTAAAAAAATACTTCCCCGTAAAAGCAGGAGTTTTTAAAAGAGTAGTTGCACAAGTAAAAGCGGTTGATGATATATCTTTTAAGGTATATGAAGGTGAAACATTAGGATTAGTTGGAGAATCTGGATGTGGAAAAAGTACGAGTGGTATGTCAATTTTAAGACTTTTAAATCCAACTTCAGGAAGAATTTTGATAGAAGGGCATGATACAACACCATGGTTTATGAATTCTTTTGAATCAAAAAAATATATAAAGAAAACTTATGTTGAAAGATTTGATGAATTAAAAAACAAATTAGGAAATGAAAAAAAAGTAATAGAAACACTTGAAAAAGATGTTGATAAAAAATATGCAAAAATATATTTTAAAGATGGATATCATGGTTTACATGAAGAAATGTTATCTAATATACATGAAAAAAGACTTTTCTTTAGAAAAAATGCTCAAATAATTTTTCAAGATCCTTATTCATCATTGAATCCTCGTATGAGAATTAAAAATATAATTGCCGAAGGTATGATTACTCATGGAATTGCTGATTCAAAAGAAGCAACTGAAATAGTTGGAGATTTATTGGAAAAAGTTGGTTTATCAAGAGAATATTTATATAGATATCCTCATCAATTTTCAGGTGGTCAAAGGCAAAGAGTAGGAATTGCAAGAGCACTTGCTTTAAAACCAAAGTTAATAGTTGCTGATGAAGCGGTATCTGCTTTAGACGTTTCTGTACAATCACAAATTTTAAATTTAATGTATGATTTACAAAAAGAATTTAATCTTACATATGTTTTTATTGCACATGATCTTGCTGTTGTTAAGCATATAAGTGATAGAATTGCTGTAATGTATCTTGGTAAAATAGCTGAATTGACTTCAAAAGAAGAACTGTTTGATAATCCATTACATCCATACACAGTATCTTTGATGTCAGCTATTCCTATGCCAGATCCAGAATACAAGAAAGAAAGAGTTATTTTACAAGGAGATGTTCCAAGTCCATTAAATCCTCCTTCAGGATGTAGATTTCATACAAGATGTCCAATAGCAAAAGATATTTGTTCTAAAAAAGAACCACCATTAAAAGAAATTAGTCCAGATCATTTTGTTTCTTGTCATTTTCCAGGAGAATTTAAAGTAAAACTAAAATAA